The region TCGGTGTTGGGTAATGGCCGTTGCCATTTGTTATGCTCATTTAACGTTTCTGTTTCCGGCTGACTGATGATCACTGAATCCACCGGAATTTTTTCAATAATATTATCTGGCCTGTTCTCTACTACCGAAGGCTTTTTGCCGTTTGGATAGCGTAGGTACTTTACGATATTATCACTGCCATTCAAAACTAACTGCATGGCAGCGTTAGCAGTTATTTTGTTTCTATCGCCATTGATAACTATTTGGCGGCAAACTCCGGCGACCGTTATTGTTCCATCACTGCCATTTATCATTAAGCGATTATATTTAGTGCAGACGGTTTTAGTGGTTTGCTTATAGCCGTTAGCAG is a window of Chloracidobacterium sp. DNA encoding:
- a CDS encoding DUF3060 domain-containing protein, coding for MKIKPFIILSFVSMIAMLTSCDLRSGIAKEEMEKWEAKPTSTIQPSPSTTPPDPVDIVEVDTSVEGDPISANGYKQTTKTVCTKYNRLMINGSDGTITVAGVCRQIVINGDRNKITANAAMQLVLNGSDNIVKYLRYPNGKKPSVVENRPDNIIEKIPVDSVIISQPETETLNEHNKWQRPLPNTEKRPRQRPEKLLHRPDDRLLS